One Mugil cephalus isolate CIBA_MC_2020 chromosome 12, CIBA_Mcephalus_1.1, whole genome shotgun sequence DNA segment encodes these proteins:
- the LOC125017417 gene encoding phospholipid-transporting ATPase IH-like isoform X3 codes for MDFTLLRNIIRRYCVGEENWVDSRTVYIGHKEPPPGAEAYIPQRYPDNRIVSSKYTFWNFIPKNLFEQFRRIANFYFLVIFLVQLIIDTPTSPITSGLPLFFVITVTAIKQGYEDWLRHKADCSINECPVDVVQQGKVVRTQSHKLRVGDVVMVREDETFPCDLILLSSSRYDGTCYVTTTSLDGESSHKTYYAVPDTMAFRTEQEVDSLHATIECEQPQPDLYKFVGRINIYKDKEEPVARPLGAENLLLRGATLKNTQHIYAVAVYTGMETKMALNYQSKSQKRSAVEKSMNAFLVVYLCILISKAVINTVLKYAWQWSPDRDEPWYNHRTEAERQRHVVIRAFTDFLAFMVLFNYIIPVSMYVTVEMQKFLGSYFITWDEDMFDEELGEGAQVNTSDLNEELGQVEYVFTDKTGTLTENNMEFIECCVDGNVYIPHAICNGQILSAASSIDMIDSSPGGYRREHEDLFFRALCLCHTVQVKEEETVDGIKRGIHQGRPTSFYISSSPDEVALVEGMKRLGYTYLRLKDSYMEILNKDDEIERFELLHVLNFDSVRRRMSVIVKSSSGEYLLFCKGADSSIFPRVVSGKVEQVKARVEQNAVEGLRTLCVAYRRLSASEYEEACHHLNDAKLALQDREQRLAQACDIIERDFVLLGATAVEDRLQEKAADTIESLHKAGMKVWVLTGDKMETASATCYASKLFRRSTQILELTKKRTEEQSLHDVLFELNRTVLRQRSISGLSVDCLDFGLIIDGATLSAVLKANQEGAGHGNYREIFLEICRNCSAVLCCRMAPLQKAQIVKLIKASKEHPITLAIGDGANDVSMILEAHVGIGIMGKEGRQAARNSDYAIPKFKHLKKMLLVHGHYYYIRIAELVQYFFYKNVCFIFPQFLYQFFCGFSQQPLYDTAYLTLYNISFTSLPILLYSLVEQHVAMETLKRDPSLYRDIAKNSLLRWPVFLYWTCLGVFDAVIFFFGAYFLFDNTTFTSNGQLMTTNTQMMFGNWTFGTLVFTVLVFTVTLKLALDTHHWTWINHFVIWGSLLFYVIFSLLWGGIIWPFLNYQRMYYVFMQMLSSGPAWLSIILLITVSLLPDVIKKILCRAMCPTATERAQSTRPCLTVEPSTIFMLSQSSSRMSF; via the exons ATGGATTTCACCCTGCTCCGGAATATCATCCGCAGATAC TGTGTGGGGGAGGAGAACTGGGTGGACAGCCGGACGGTGTACATCGGGCATAAAGAACCCCCGCCGGGAGCCGAGGCCTACATCCCTCAGCGATATCCCGACAACCGCATTGTCTCCTCCAAG TATACCTTCTGGAACTTCATTCCCAAGAACCTCTTTGAGCAGTTTAGAAGAATCGCTAACTTCTACTTCTTGGTCATATTTTTGGTTCAG CTTATCATCGACACCCCCACCAGTCCAATCACCAGCGGCCTGCCCCTCTTCTTTGTTATCACTGTCACCGCCATAAAACAG GGTTATGAGGACTGGCTCAGACACAAGGCTGACTGCTCCATAAACGAGTGTCCGGTGGACGTGGTGCAGCAGGGGAAGGTGGTGAGGACACAAAGTCACAAGCTACGG GTGGGGGACGTCGTCATGGTGAGGGAGGACGAGACTTTTCCCTGCgacctcatcctcctctcctccagccgCTATGATGGGACCTGCTAtgtcaccaccaccagcttGGACGGGGAGTCTAGTCACAAG ACCTATTATGCCGTACCAGATACCATGGCCTTTAGAACAGAGCAGGAGGTGGATTCGCTACATGCCACTATTGAATGTGAACAACCACAGCCTGACCTCTACAA ATTTGTGGGACGCATCAATATTTACAAGGACAAAGAGGAGCCCGTGGCAAG ACCACTTGGGGCTGAGAACTTGCTCCTTAGAGGAGCCACACTGAAGAACACACAACATATTTATG CGGTTGCAGTCTACACTGGCATGGAGACAAAGATGGCGCTGAATTACCAGTCTAAATCTCAGAAGCGCTCTGCTGTAGAAAA GTCGATGAATGCCTTCCTGGTAGTGTACTTGTGCATCTTGATCAGTAAAGCAGTGATTAACACTGTTCTGAAGTACGCCTGGCAGTGGTCTCCTGACCGAGACGAACCCTGGTACAACCACCGGACAGAAGCCGAGCGCCAGCGCCACGTG GTGATCCGGGCCTTCACAGACTTCCTGGCCTTCATGGTCTTGTTCAATTACATCATCCCGGTGTCGATGTACGTAACGGTGGAAATGCAGAAATTTCTAGGCTCCTACTTCATCACCTGGGATGAGGACATGTTTGACGAAGAGCTGGGAGAGGGGGCCCAGGTGAACACCTCTGACCTGAATGAAGAGCTGGGACAG GTGGAGTATGTGTTCACTGATAAGACAGGCACTCTCACTGAGAACAACATGGAGTTTATTGAATGCTGCGTCGATGGGAACGTCTACATCCCGCATGCAATCTGCAACGGCCAAATCCTCAGCGCTGCCTCCAGTATAGACATGATTGATTCTTCACCTGGAGGATACAGGAga GAACACGAGGATCTGTTTTTCCGGGCGTTGTGTCTGTGCCACACGGtgcaggtgaaggaggaggagacggtggACGGCATCAAGAGAGGCATTCACCAGGGCAGGCCTACCTCCTTCTACATCTCTTCGTCACCGGACGAGGTTGCTTTGGTTGAAGGCATGAAAAG GCTGGGTTACACCTATCTGAGACTGAAAGACAGCTACATGGAGATCCTCAACAAAGATGATGAGATTGAAAG GTTTGAGCTGCTGCACGTACTGAACTTCGACTCTGTCAGGAGGAGAATGAGCGTCATAGTCAAGTCGAGCTCAG GAGAGTACCTGCTGTTCTGCAAGGGTGCAGACTCGTCGATTTTTCCACGGGTGGTGTCTGGGAAGGTGGAGCAAGTGAAAGCGCGGGTGGAGCAGAATGCTGTG GAGGGGCTGCGGACTCTGTGCGTCGCCTATCGAAGGCTGTCAGCGTCTGAGTATGAGGAAGCGTGTCATCACTTGAATGACGCCAAGCTGGCCCTGCAGGACAGGGAGCAGAGGCTGGCGCAGGCCTGTGACATCATTGAGAGGGATTTTGTCCTTTTGGGAGCTACGGCCGTGGAGGACAG GCTCCAGGAGAAAGCCGCAGACACCATCGAGTCACTGCACAAAGCTGGGATGAAGGTTTGGGTCCTGACGGGGGACAAGATGGAGACGGCGTCGGCCACGTGCTACGCCAGCAAGCTGTTCCGTCGCAGCACGCAGATCCTGGAGCTGACCAAAAAGCGCACGGAAGAGCAGAGTCTGCACGACGTTCTGTTCGAGTTAAACAGGACCGTTCTCAGACAGCGCTCTATTTCTGG GTTGTCAGTAGACTGCCTCGACTTCGGCCTGATTATCGACGGCGCCACGCTCTCCGCAGTGCTGAAGGCCAACCAGGAGGGCGCTGGCCACGGCAACTACAGAGAGATCTTTTTAGAAATCTGCCGCAACTGTAGCGCGGTGCTCTGCTGTCGCATGGCGCCGCTGCAGAAAGCGCAG ATTGTGAAGCTGATTAAAGCGTCCAAGGAACACCCCATAACCCTTGCCATTGGCGATGGAGCCAACGATGTCAGCATGATACTGGAAGCGCATGTGGGCATTG GCATCATGGGTAAAGAAGGCCGACAGGCAGCGAGGAACAGCGACTACGCCATCCCGAAGTTTAAACACCTGAAAAAGATGCTACTCGTTCACGGCCACTACTACTACATCCGAATTGCTGAGCTTGTTCAGTACTTCTTCTACAAG AATGTATGCTTCATCTTTCCTCAGTTCCTGTATCAGTTCTTCTGTGGGTTCTCCCAACAG CCTCTCTACGACACGGCTTATTTGACGCTGTACAACATCAGCTTCACCTCGCTCCCCATCCTCCTGTACAGCCTGGTGGAGCAACATGTCGCCATGGAGACTCTGAAGAGGGATCCCTCCTTGTACAG GGACATCGCTAAGAACTCCCTCCTCCGCTGGCCTGTTTTCCTCTACTGGACGTGCCTGGGTGTGTTTGACGCGGTTATCTTTTTCTTTGGTGCCTACTTCCTGTTCGACAACACCACCTTCACCAGCAATGGCCAG cttaTGACCACCAACACACAGATG ATGTTTGGGAACTGGACGTTTGGGACCCTCGTCTTCACTGTGCTGGTGTTCACCGTTACCCTCAAG ctcGCCCTGGACACACACCACTGGACCTGGATCAATCACTTTGTCATCTGGGGCTCATTACTTTTCTatgttattttctctcttctctggggTGGTATCATTTG GCCCTTCCTGAACTACCAGAGGATGTACTACGTGTTTATGCAGATGTTGTCCAGCGGTCCGGCCTGGCTCAGCATCATCCTCCTTATTACTGTCAGCCTGCTGCCAGATGTCATCAAGAAGATCCTCTGCAGAGCCATGTGTCCCACAGCCACCGAACGTGCACAG TCCACCCGCCCGTGCCTTACTGTGGAGCCGTCCACCATCTTCATGCTTTCTCAGTCCTCCAGCAGAATGAGTTTCTGA
- the LOC125017417 gene encoding phospholipid-transporting ATPase IH-like isoform X4, protein MDFTLLRNIIRRYCVGEENWVDSRTVYIGHKEPPPGAEAYIPQRYPDNRIVSSKYTFWNFIPKNLFEQFRRIANFYFLVIFLVQLIIDTPTSPITSGLPLFFVITVTAIKQGYEDWLRHKADCSINECPVDVVQQGKVVRTQSHKLRVGDVVMVREDETFPCDLILLSSSRYDGTCYVTTTSLDGESSHKTYYAVPDTMAFRTEQEVDSLHATIECEQPQPDLYKFVGRINIYKDKEEPVARPLGAENLLLRGATLKNTQHIYAVAVYTGMETKMALNYQSKSQKRSAVEKSMNAFLVVYLCILISKAVINTVLKYAWQWSPDRDEPWYNHRTEAERQRHVVIRAFTDFLAFMVLFNYIIPVSMYVTVEMQKFLGSYFITWDEDMFDEELGEGAQVNTSDLNEELGQVEYVFTDKTGTLTENNMEFIECCVDGNVYIPHAICNGQILSAASSIDMIDSSPGGYRREHEDLFFRALCLCHTVQVKEEETVDGIKRGIHQGRPTSFYISSSPDEVALVEGMKRLGYTYLRLKDSYMEILNKDDEIERFELLHVLNFDSVRRRMSVIVKSSSGEYLLFCKGADSSIFPRVVSGKVEQVKARVEQNAVEGLRTLCVAYRRLSASEYEEACHHLNDAKLALQDREQRLAQACDIIERDFVLLGATAVEDRLQEKAADTIESLHKAGMKVWVLTGDKMETASATCYASKLFRRSTQILELTKKRTEEQSLHDVLFELNRTVLRQRSISGLSVDCLDFGLIIDGATLSAVLKANQEGAGHGNYREIFLEICRNCSAVLCCRMAPLQKAQIVKLIKASKEHPITLAIGDGANDVSMILEAHVGIGIMGKEGRQAARNSDYAIPKFKHLKKMLLVHGHYYYIRIAELVQYFFYKNVCFIFPQFLYQFFCGFSQQPLYDTAYLTLYNISFTSLPILLYSLVEQHVAMETLKRDPSLYRDIAKNSLLRWPVFLYWTCLGVFDAVIFFFGAYFLFDNTTFTSNGQMFGNWTFGTLVFTVLVFTVTLKLALDTHHWTWINHFVIWGSLLFYVIFSLLWGGIIWPFLNYQRMYYVFMQMLSSGPAWLSIILLITVSLLPDVIKKILCRAMCPTATERAQSTRPCLTVEPSTIFMLSQSSSRMSF, encoded by the exons ATGGATTTCACCCTGCTCCGGAATATCATCCGCAGATAC TGTGTGGGGGAGGAGAACTGGGTGGACAGCCGGACGGTGTACATCGGGCATAAAGAACCCCCGCCGGGAGCCGAGGCCTACATCCCTCAGCGATATCCCGACAACCGCATTGTCTCCTCCAAG TATACCTTCTGGAACTTCATTCCCAAGAACCTCTTTGAGCAGTTTAGAAGAATCGCTAACTTCTACTTCTTGGTCATATTTTTGGTTCAG CTTATCATCGACACCCCCACCAGTCCAATCACCAGCGGCCTGCCCCTCTTCTTTGTTATCACTGTCACCGCCATAAAACAG GGTTATGAGGACTGGCTCAGACACAAGGCTGACTGCTCCATAAACGAGTGTCCGGTGGACGTGGTGCAGCAGGGGAAGGTGGTGAGGACACAAAGTCACAAGCTACGG GTGGGGGACGTCGTCATGGTGAGGGAGGACGAGACTTTTCCCTGCgacctcatcctcctctcctccagccgCTATGATGGGACCTGCTAtgtcaccaccaccagcttGGACGGGGAGTCTAGTCACAAG ACCTATTATGCCGTACCAGATACCATGGCCTTTAGAACAGAGCAGGAGGTGGATTCGCTACATGCCACTATTGAATGTGAACAACCACAGCCTGACCTCTACAA ATTTGTGGGACGCATCAATATTTACAAGGACAAAGAGGAGCCCGTGGCAAG ACCACTTGGGGCTGAGAACTTGCTCCTTAGAGGAGCCACACTGAAGAACACACAACATATTTATG CGGTTGCAGTCTACACTGGCATGGAGACAAAGATGGCGCTGAATTACCAGTCTAAATCTCAGAAGCGCTCTGCTGTAGAAAA GTCGATGAATGCCTTCCTGGTAGTGTACTTGTGCATCTTGATCAGTAAAGCAGTGATTAACACTGTTCTGAAGTACGCCTGGCAGTGGTCTCCTGACCGAGACGAACCCTGGTACAACCACCGGACAGAAGCCGAGCGCCAGCGCCACGTG GTGATCCGGGCCTTCACAGACTTCCTGGCCTTCATGGTCTTGTTCAATTACATCATCCCGGTGTCGATGTACGTAACGGTGGAAATGCAGAAATTTCTAGGCTCCTACTTCATCACCTGGGATGAGGACATGTTTGACGAAGAGCTGGGAGAGGGGGCCCAGGTGAACACCTCTGACCTGAATGAAGAGCTGGGACAG GTGGAGTATGTGTTCACTGATAAGACAGGCACTCTCACTGAGAACAACATGGAGTTTATTGAATGCTGCGTCGATGGGAACGTCTACATCCCGCATGCAATCTGCAACGGCCAAATCCTCAGCGCTGCCTCCAGTATAGACATGATTGATTCTTCACCTGGAGGATACAGGAga GAACACGAGGATCTGTTTTTCCGGGCGTTGTGTCTGTGCCACACGGtgcaggtgaaggaggaggagacggtggACGGCATCAAGAGAGGCATTCACCAGGGCAGGCCTACCTCCTTCTACATCTCTTCGTCACCGGACGAGGTTGCTTTGGTTGAAGGCATGAAAAG GCTGGGTTACACCTATCTGAGACTGAAAGACAGCTACATGGAGATCCTCAACAAAGATGATGAGATTGAAAG GTTTGAGCTGCTGCACGTACTGAACTTCGACTCTGTCAGGAGGAGAATGAGCGTCATAGTCAAGTCGAGCTCAG GAGAGTACCTGCTGTTCTGCAAGGGTGCAGACTCGTCGATTTTTCCACGGGTGGTGTCTGGGAAGGTGGAGCAAGTGAAAGCGCGGGTGGAGCAGAATGCTGTG GAGGGGCTGCGGACTCTGTGCGTCGCCTATCGAAGGCTGTCAGCGTCTGAGTATGAGGAAGCGTGTCATCACTTGAATGACGCCAAGCTGGCCCTGCAGGACAGGGAGCAGAGGCTGGCGCAGGCCTGTGACATCATTGAGAGGGATTTTGTCCTTTTGGGAGCTACGGCCGTGGAGGACAG GCTCCAGGAGAAAGCCGCAGACACCATCGAGTCACTGCACAAAGCTGGGATGAAGGTTTGGGTCCTGACGGGGGACAAGATGGAGACGGCGTCGGCCACGTGCTACGCCAGCAAGCTGTTCCGTCGCAGCACGCAGATCCTGGAGCTGACCAAAAAGCGCACGGAAGAGCAGAGTCTGCACGACGTTCTGTTCGAGTTAAACAGGACCGTTCTCAGACAGCGCTCTATTTCTGG GTTGTCAGTAGACTGCCTCGACTTCGGCCTGATTATCGACGGCGCCACGCTCTCCGCAGTGCTGAAGGCCAACCAGGAGGGCGCTGGCCACGGCAACTACAGAGAGATCTTTTTAGAAATCTGCCGCAACTGTAGCGCGGTGCTCTGCTGTCGCATGGCGCCGCTGCAGAAAGCGCAG ATTGTGAAGCTGATTAAAGCGTCCAAGGAACACCCCATAACCCTTGCCATTGGCGATGGAGCCAACGATGTCAGCATGATACTGGAAGCGCATGTGGGCATTG GCATCATGGGTAAAGAAGGCCGACAGGCAGCGAGGAACAGCGACTACGCCATCCCGAAGTTTAAACACCTGAAAAAGATGCTACTCGTTCACGGCCACTACTACTACATCCGAATTGCTGAGCTTGTTCAGTACTTCTTCTACAAG AATGTATGCTTCATCTTTCCTCAGTTCCTGTATCAGTTCTTCTGTGGGTTCTCCCAACAG CCTCTCTACGACACGGCTTATTTGACGCTGTACAACATCAGCTTCACCTCGCTCCCCATCCTCCTGTACAGCCTGGTGGAGCAACATGTCGCCATGGAGACTCTGAAGAGGGATCCCTCCTTGTACAG GGACATCGCTAAGAACTCCCTCCTCCGCTGGCCTGTTTTCCTCTACTGGACGTGCCTGGGTGTGTTTGACGCGGTTATCTTTTTCTTTGGTGCCTACTTCCTGTTCGACAACACCACCTTCACCAGCAATGGCCAG ATGTTTGGGAACTGGACGTTTGGGACCCTCGTCTTCACTGTGCTGGTGTTCACCGTTACCCTCAAG ctcGCCCTGGACACACACCACTGGACCTGGATCAATCACTTTGTCATCTGGGGCTCATTACTTTTCTatgttattttctctcttctctggggTGGTATCATTTG GCCCTTCCTGAACTACCAGAGGATGTACTACGTGTTTATGCAGATGTTGTCCAGCGGTCCGGCCTGGCTCAGCATCATCCTCCTTATTACTGTCAGCCTGCTGCCAGATGTCATCAAGAAGATCCTCTGCAGAGCCATGTGTCCCACAGCCACCGAACGTGCACAG TCCACCCGCCCGTGCCTTACTGTGGAGCCGTCCACCATCTTCATGCTTTCTCAGTCCTCCAGCAGAATGAGTTTCTGA
- the LOC125017417 gene encoding phospholipid-transporting ATPase IH-like isoform X1, producing the protein MDFTLLRNIIRRYCVGEENWVDSRTVYIGHKEPPPGAEAYIPQRYPDNRIVSSKYTFWNFIPKNLFEQFRRIANFYFLVIFLVQLIIDTPTSPITSGLPLFFVITVTAIKQGYEDWLRHKADCSINECPVDVVQQGKVVRTQSHKLRVGDVVMVREDETFPCDLILLSSSRYDGTCYVTTTSLDGESSHKTYYAVPDTMAFRTEQEVDSLHATIECEQPQPDLYKFVGRINIYKDKEEPVARPLGAENLLLRGATLKNTQHIYAVAVYTGMETKMALNYQSKSQKRSAVEKSMNAFLVVYLCILISKAVINTVLKYAWQWSPDRDEPWYNHRTEAERQRHVVIRAFTDFLAFMVLFNYIIPVSMYVTVEMQKFLGSYFITWDEDMFDEELGEGAQVNTSDLNEELGQVEYVFTDKTGTLTENNMEFIECCVDGNVYIPHAICNGQILSAASSIDMIDSSPGGYRREHEDLFFRALCLCHTVQVKEEETVDGIKRGIHQGRPTSFYISSSPDEVALVEGMKRLGYTYLRLKDSYMEILNKDDEIERFELLHVLNFDSVRRRMSVIVKSSSGEYLLFCKGADSSIFPRVVSGKVEQVKARVEQNAVEGLRTLCVAYRRLSASEYEEACHHLNDAKLALQDREQRLAQACDIIERDFVLLGATAVEDRLQEKAADTIESLHKAGMKVWVLTGDKMETASATCYASKLFRRSTQILELTKKRTEEQSLHDVLFELNRTVLRQRSISGLSVDCLDFGLIIDGATLSAVLKANQEGAGHGNYREIFLEICRNCSAVLCCRMAPLQKAQIVKLIKASKEHPITLAIGDGANDVSMILEAHVGIGIMGKEGRQAARNSDYAIPKFKHLKKMLLVHGHYYYIRIAELVQYFFYKNVCFIFPQFLYQFFCGFSQQPLYDTAYLTLYNISFTSLPILLYSLVEQHVAMETLKRDPSLYRDIAKNSLLRWPVFLYWTCLGVFDAVIFFFGAYFLFDNTTFTSNGQLMTTNTQMMFGNWTFGTLVFTVLVFTVTLKLALDTHHWTWINHFVIWGSLLFYVIFSLLWGGIIWPFLNYQRMYYVFMQMLSSGPAWLSIILLITVSLLPDVIKKILCRAMCPTATERAQEHEKLLPGGVAEMTPLSFRRSYKSMSPDSSHLHLSPAETLSLRRSDPLPHKLLAHLAEGGGADLCSLSPYMLRLSGAGFAYYAPGPETSV; encoded by the exons ATGGATTTCACCCTGCTCCGGAATATCATCCGCAGATAC TGTGTGGGGGAGGAGAACTGGGTGGACAGCCGGACGGTGTACATCGGGCATAAAGAACCCCCGCCGGGAGCCGAGGCCTACATCCCTCAGCGATATCCCGACAACCGCATTGTCTCCTCCAAG TATACCTTCTGGAACTTCATTCCCAAGAACCTCTTTGAGCAGTTTAGAAGAATCGCTAACTTCTACTTCTTGGTCATATTTTTGGTTCAG CTTATCATCGACACCCCCACCAGTCCAATCACCAGCGGCCTGCCCCTCTTCTTTGTTATCACTGTCACCGCCATAAAACAG GGTTATGAGGACTGGCTCAGACACAAGGCTGACTGCTCCATAAACGAGTGTCCGGTGGACGTGGTGCAGCAGGGGAAGGTGGTGAGGACACAAAGTCACAAGCTACGG GTGGGGGACGTCGTCATGGTGAGGGAGGACGAGACTTTTCCCTGCgacctcatcctcctctcctccagccgCTATGATGGGACCTGCTAtgtcaccaccaccagcttGGACGGGGAGTCTAGTCACAAG ACCTATTATGCCGTACCAGATACCATGGCCTTTAGAACAGAGCAGGAGGTGGATTCGCTACATGCCACTATTGAATGTGAACAACCACAGCCTGACCTCTACAA ATTTGTGGGACGCATCAATATTTACAAGGACAAAGAGGAGCCCGTGGCAAG ACCACTTGGGGCTGAGAACTTGCTCCTTAGAGGAGCCACACTGAAGAACACACAACATATTTATG CGGTTGCAGTCTACACTGGCATGGAGACAAAGATGGCGCTGAATTACCAGTCTAAATCTCAGAAGCGCTCTGCTGTAGAAAA GTCGATGAATGCCTTCCTGGTAGTGTACTTGTGCATCTTGATCAGTAAAGCAGTGATTAACACTGTTCTGAAGTACGCCTGGCAGTGGTCTCCTGACCGAGACGAACCCTGGTACAACCACCGGACAGAAGCCGAGCGCCAGCGCCACGTG GTGATCCGGGCCTTCACAGACTTCCTGGCCTTCATGGTCTTGTTCAATTACATCATCCCGGTGTCGATGTACGTAACGGTGGAAATGCAGAAATTTCTAGGCTCCTACTTCATCACCTGGGATGAGGACATGTTTGACGAAGAGCTGGGAGAGGGGGCCCAGGTGAACACCTCTGACCTGAATGAAGAGCTGGGACAG GTGGAGTATGTGTTCACTGATAAGACAGGCACTCTCACTGAGAACAACATGGAGTTTATTGAATGCTGCGTCGATGGGAACGTCTACATCCCGCATGCAATCTGCAACGGCCAAATCCTCAGCGCTGCCTCCAGTATAGACATGATTGATTCTTCACCTGGAGGATACAGGAga GAACACGAGGATCTGTTTTTCCGGGCGTTGTGTCTGTGCCACACGGtgcaggtgaaggaggaggagacggtggACGGCATCAAGAGAGGCATTCACCAGGGCAGGCCTACCTCCTTCTACATCTCTTCGTCACCGGACGAGGTTGCTTTGGTTGAAGGCATGAAAAG GCTGGGTTACACCTATCTGAGACTGAAAGACAGCTACATGGAGATCCTCAACAAAGATGATGAGATTGAAAG GTTTGAGCTGCTGCACGTACTGAACTTCGACTCTGTCAGGAGGAGAATGAGCGTCATAGTCAAGTCGAGCTCAG GAGAGTACCTGCTGTTCTGCAAGGGTGCAGACTCGTCGATTTTTCCACGGGTGGTGTCTGGGAAGGTGGAGCAAGTGAAAGCGCGGGTGGAGCAGAATGCTGTG GAGGGGCTGCGGACTCTGTGCGTCGCCTATCGAAGGCTGTCAGCGTCTGAGTATGAGGAAGCGTGTCATCACTTGAATGACGCCAAGCTGGCCCTGCAGGACAGGGAGCAGAGGCTGGCGCAGGCCTGTGACATCATTGAGAGGGATTTTGTCCTTTTGGGAGCTACGGCCGTGGAGGACAG GCTCCAGGAGAAAGCCGCAGACACCATCGAGTCACTGCACAAAGCTGGGATGAAGGTTTGGGTCCTGACGGGGGACAAGATGGAGACGGCGTCGGCCACGTGCTACGCCAGCAAGCTGTTCCGTCGCAGCACGCAGATCCTGGAGCTGACCAAAAAGCGCACGGAAGAGCAGAGTCTGCACGACGTTCTGTTCGAGTTAAACAGGACCGTTCTCAGACAGCGCTCTATTTCTGG GTTGTCAGTAGACTGCCTCGACTTCGGCCTGATTATCGACGGCGCCACGCTCTCCGCAGTGCTGAAGGCCAACCAGGAGGGCGCTGGCCACGGCAACTACAGAGAGATCTTTTTAGAAATCTGCCGCAACTGTAGCGCGGTGCTCTGCTGTCGCATGGCGCCGCTGCAGAAAGCGCAG ATTGTGAAGCTGATTAAAGCGTCCAAGGAACACCCCATAACCCTTGCCATTGGCGATGGAGCCAACGATGTCAGCATGATACTGGAAGCGCATGTGGGCATTG GCATCATGGGTAAAGAAGGCCGACAGGCAGCGAGGAACAGCGACTACGCCATCCCGAAGTTTAAACACCTGAAAAAGATGCTACTCGTTCACGGCCACTACTACTACATCCGAATTGCTGAGCTTGTTCAGTACTTCTTCTACAAG AATGTATGCTTCATCTTTCCTCAGTTCCTGTATCAGTTCTTCTGTGGGTTCTCCCAACAG CCTCTCTACGACACGGCTTATTTGACGCTGTACAACATCAGCTTCACCTCGCTCCCCATCCTCCTGTACAGCCTGGTGGAGCAACATGTCGCCATGGAGACTCTGAAGAGGGATCCCTCCTTGTACAG GGACATCGCTAAGAACTCCCTCCTCCGCTGGCCTGTTTTCCTCTACTGGACGTGCCTGGGTGTGTTTGACGCGGTTATCTTTTTCTTTGGTGCCTACTTCCTGTTCGACAACACCACCTTCACCAGCAATGGCCAG cttaTGACCACCAACACACAGATG ATGTTTGGGAACTGGACGTTTGGGACCCTCGTCTTCACTGTGCTGGTGTTCACCGTTACCCTCAAG ctcGCCCTGGACACACACCACTGGACCTGGATCAATCACTTTGTCATCTGGGGCTCATTACTTTTCTatgttattttctctcttctctggggTGGTATCATTTG GCCCTTCCTGAACTACCAGAGGATGTACTACGTGTTTATGCAGATGTTGTCCAGCGGTCCGGCCTGGCTCAGCATCATCCTCCTTATTACTGTCAGCCTGCTGCCAGATGTCATCAAGAAGATCCTCTGCAGAGCCATGTGTCCCACAGCCACCGAACGTGCACAG GAACATGAGAAGCTGTTGCCGGGTGGCGTGGCTGAGATGACTCCACTGTCCTTCCGCAGATCCTACAAAAGCATGAGCCCGGACTCCTCTCACCTCCATCTCAGCCCTGCAGAGACGCTGTCGCTCCGTAGGTCCGACCCCCTTCCCCACAAACTCCTGGCCCACTtggcagaaggaggaggggcAGACTTGTGCTCGCTCAGCCCCTACATGCTCCGTCTCTCAGGGGCAGGATTCGCCTACTACGCTCCAGGACCAGAGACCTCCGTCTGA